The Candidatus Phaeomarinobacter ectocarpi genome includes a region encoding these proteins:
- a CDS encoding NUDIX domain-containing protein, with protein MAAPDLRRTGRVILMDPTYRVLLLRFVVTQNGQPFEFWATPGGRAEDDESDLEAAIRELDEELRLSVALEGPVHVHESTFEVNGNEWRGRDVFFHGACAAGDPVFTGGTEESERAALQEMRWWTLDEIEKTAETVFPPDLGAVSRSLVS; from the coding sequence ATGGCAGCACCCGACCTGCGCCGGACCGGCAGGGTGATCCTGATGGACCCGACCTACCGGGTGCTGCTGCTGCGCTTTGTGGTCACGCAGAACGGCCAGCCCTTTGAGTTCTGGGCAACCCCCGGCGGGCGCGCCGAAGACGACGAGAGCGATCTGGAAGCGGCGATCCGCGAGCTGGACGAAGAACTTCGGCTCTCCGTTGCGCTCGAAGGCCCCGTGCATGTCCACGAAAGCACCTTTGAAGTGAACGGCAATGAGTGGCGCGGTCGGGACGTTTTCTTCCATGGCGCATGCGCCGCCGGCGACCCGGTTTTCACCGGTGGAACGGAAGAAAGCGAGCGCGCCGCCCTGCAGGAAATGCGGTGGTGGACGCTTGATGAGATCGAAAAAACCGCAGAAACGGTATTTCCGCCGGATCTGGGGGCGGTTTCCCGCTCCCTCGTGTCTTGA
- a CDS encoding glutathione S-transferase family protein: MITVHHLNNSRSQRILWLLEELGVEYEIKFYKRNEINRAPPELKEAHPLGKSPIIEDGDNMIAESGAAVDYLIRTYGGGKYMPAPGSATFEKYNEWMHYAEGSAMVPFLMKLFTSMLGEGGEPLQPVIDAEITLHLGYMNDALGSNLFFMGDDLTGADIMLTFICEAADSRIGLDGYDNLIAYTQRMHDRPAYQRGLEKGGPYELIRTREDD; encoded by the coding sequence ATGATCACAGTTCACCACCTCAACAACTCGCGCTCGCAGCGCATTTTGTGGCTGCTCGAAGAGCTTGGCGTTGAGTATGAAATCAAGTTCTACAAGCGCAATGAGATCAACCGCGCCCCTCCGGAACTCAAGGAAGCGCACCCGCTGGGCAAGTCGCCGATCATCGAAGATGGTGACAACATGATTGCCGAGTCAGGCGCAGCGGTCGATTACCTGATCCGCACCTATGGCGGCGGCAAGTACATGCCGGCGCCCGGCAGCGCCACTTTTGAAAAGTACAATGAGTGGATGCACTACGCGGAAGGCTCCGCCATGGTGCCCTTCCTGATGAAACTCTTCACCTCCATGCTGGGCGAGGGTGGCGAACCGCTGCAGCCTGTCATCGACGCGGAAATCACCCTGCATCTGGGCTACATGAACGACGCCCTGGGCTCCAACCTGTTCTTCATGGGTGATGATCTGACCGGTGCCGATATCATGCTGACCTTCATCTGCGAAGCAGCCGACAGCCGCATCGGCCTTGACGGCTACGACAACCTGATTGCCTACACCCAGCGCATGCACGACCGCCCGGCCTATCAGCGCGGCCTGGAAAAAGGCGGACCGTATGAACTGATCCGCACCCGCGAAGACGACTAG